GTCTCGGCGATGACCCTGCCGGTGGCCGGGTCGTAGACCGGCTCGGTCTCAAGCCCGTCGCGCTCCTCCCACCGGCCCCCGATGAGGTTTTTCACCTCGAAGCTCTTCTCCTGCGTCTGCATGGTTCTCTCCTTTCCCTACGGGCTTCTAGAGAAGCCACTCGTGATCCGGGTCGTTCTTTATCCTCCACTCGCGCACCGGGCCGGCCATCACGTTCAGGTAGTAGAGGTCGTATCCGGGCGGCGCGGAGACCACGTGGTAGCCCCGGGGGACCAGGGCCACGTCGCCGTCACGCACGGCGAAGGTCTCGTCGAGCTCCCCGTCGGCGGTGTACACGCGCTGCAGGGCGAAGCCCTTCTCGGGGCTCACCCGGTGGTAGTAGGTCTCCTCCAGGTAGCGTTCGCGGGGCGGGTCGTCCCGGTCGTGCTTGTGCGGCGGGTAGCTCGACCAGTGCCCCTGGGGGGTGATGACCTCCACCACCAGCAGCCGCTCGGCCGGCCGGTCCTCCATGAGGATGGGGCGTATCTCCCGCTCCATGTTGCCCCTGCCCCGGGACTCCACCCGGATGTCCCCGGGCCGCACCTCGAACGGCTCGACGCCCTTCTCGGCCGGGGCGGAGCAGACCGTCAGCTCCAGCTTTCCCGCCGCCTCTATGCGGTAGTCCGTCCCGGGCGGCAGGTAGAGGGCGTGCGGGAGCCCGGCGAAGACGCTCTCGCGGCCCCCAAGCTCCCAGCGTCGCTCCCCGGCCGAGATGGTGCACCTCCCGGAGAGCGGTACCAGGCACACCTCCTCGCCGCCCGTCTCCCGCTCGACCGCCTCTCCGGACCCGAGGCGCAGCACCTCGAAGCCCACGTACTCCCAGCCGGCGGACTCCGGCGTCACCCGGAGGACGCTGCCGTTCGCATCAGGTTCTCCGGCGCTCCTTACCAGCAGGTCGGACAAGCCACCTCCTTCTCCTCTACAGGTACCACCGCTCGGCACGGCGGTTTCTCTCGTACTCCTCGCGGGCGACCCGGACGGGCTCCATCTCCGAGACCTCGGCGACCGGCACGTCCCAGAAGGACCCGTAGTCCGGCACGCCGACGTAGCGGTCCACGGGGACGTGTATCACGACCGTCCGCTCCAGGCTTCGGGCTTCGGCGAGCGCCTCCTCCAGCTCGGGGATGGTGCGGGCGCTCATCACGTGGGCTCCGTAGCCTTCGGCGTTCTTCGCCAGGTCCACCGGCAGCACCGCACCCGGGGCCTTCTCCGAGTCCAACCCCAGCGATCCACCCTTCCGGTAGCGGTAGTGGGTGCCGAAGCCGTCCGAGCCCACCGAGCGGGAGAGCGAGCCGATGGAGGCGAAGCCCGCGTTGTCCACCAGCACGATGGTGAGCTTGCAGCCCTCCTGGATGGAGGTG
The Rubrobacter xylanophilus genome window above contains:
- the iolB gene encoding 5-deoxy-glucuronate isomerase; the encoded protein is MSDLLVRSAGEPDANGSVLRVTPESAGWEYVGFEVLRLGSGEAVERETGGEEVCLVPLSGRCTISAGERRWELGGRESVFAGLPHALYLPPGTDYRIEAAGKLELTVCSAPAEKGVEPFEVRPGDIRVESRGRGNMEREIRPILMEDRPAERLLVVEVITPQGHWSSYPPHKHDRDDPPRERYLEETYYHRVSPEKGFALQRVYTADGELDETFAVRDGDVALVPRGYHVVSAPPGYDLYYLNVMAGPVREWRIKNDPDHEWLL